One stretch of Segatella copri DNA includes these proteins:
- a CDS encoding SusC/RagA family TonB-linked outer membrane protein: MNKKYIIAAMATSFALNMNAQSVKVTGNVVDSNNEPVIGAYIKVKGSNRGAVTDLDGHYTIDADKNATLVISYVGMANQEEKVGNRSQINFVLKDDANDLNEVVVIGYGQVKKGDLTSSISAIKGDKLEKLSTGNVMNALQGQVNGVQISGAGGPGASPRVIIRGVTTVNGSDPLYVVDGMPVGTNINFLNQNDIESMQVLKDASASAIYGTRASNGVILITTKKGKKGDAKFNVTATVGLQTLKKQNMADSQEYKKVFDARYTNDGNVSPFKGSADTYTDWWKECINDVAVQQNYDISFSGGNDKMIYSGSIGYYKQDSQYKVGQWQKLSARFSTEYNFNKIVKAGVDFTPRYEQWDDTPGLMSAIMAMDPTTPVMRPKSEWTSNPYSNYDRSHNNQEWNPVASMARMDSGASEYGLLATPYVSLTPIKGLTIKSAFGLNARFRRTDSFNVNFFIDNLEQNQNNNATRKMENWVDWNWTNTVNYMTTLNKKHNINLMGGYTMERFQDYWANAYSENIPNNDESLRYPSSGTKNPAATGTDSFTSLVSYLGRVMYNYAEKYYLTASIRVDGSSKFSKDNKWATFPSVSGAYRLTSEEFMKNQKVFDDIKIRAGWGKVGNQNIDNSAYLSSIGTTTYVFGGTPNRIIGSTVSGIGNTNLKWETVEDWNVGLDLALLQSRLKITADYFEKTSHDMLMKKDNLLILGYPMWNGQMWENVGKMKASGWELGINWNDQIQDFTYGVGLNLSQVKNKAVKLNGDYIWTGGFSGDYIVRNAEGESLSQFWGYKTAGIFQNETEVKSYTNEHGESLQPNAKPGDLRFVDLNNDGVIDSNDKTHIGNPFPDLMVGLNLNAAYKGFDLVANFYGTFGNDIFNKNIGRYAGTDGQNVYAGTYDKTWRTDNTGAEYPRLSVNDSNMNYKRVSDFFVEDGSYFRCKLLQIGYTLPKQWFNNKLNLRLSFSAQNLFTITNYSGADPEAASMGKSVTEAGIDYTGYPNPRTFLFGLNMSF, translated from the coding sequence ATGAACAAGAAATATATCATAGCAGCCATGGCAACCAGTTTCGCCCTCAATATGAACGCTCAGAGCGTGAAAGTGACGGGTAATGTCGTGGACAGCAACAACGAACCAGTTATTGGAGCATACATCAAGGTGAAAGGTAGCAACAGAGGTGCTGTTACCGACCTGGATGGTCATTATACCATCGATGCCGACAAGAACGCTACCCTTGTTATCTCATACGTAGGTATGGCAAACCAGGAAGAAAAGGTTGGCAACCGTTCACAGATCAACTTTGTGCTGAAGGACGATGCCAACGACTTGAACGAGGTGGTTGTCATCGGTTATGGTCAGGTAAAGAAGGGCGACCTCACCAGTTCTATCTCAGCCATCAAGGGCGACAAGCTGGAAAAGCTCTCTACCGGTAACGTGATGAACGCCCTTCAGGGTCAGGTGAACGGTGTACAGATCAGTGGCGCCGGTGGTCCTGGTGCTTCTCCTCGTGTCATCATCCGTGGTGTCACTACCGTGAATGGTTCTGATCCTCTCTACGTTGTAGATGGTATGCCTGTAGGTACCAACATCAACTTCCTCAACCAGAACGACATCGAGAGCATGCAGGTATTGAAGGATGCCTCTGCATCAGCTATCTATGGTACCCGTGCTTCGAATGGTGTGATTTTGATCACCACAAAAAAAGGCAAGAAGGGAGATGCCAAATTCAATGTCACAGCCACCGTAGGTCTCCAAACATTGAAGAAGCAGAATATGGCAGACTCTCAGGAATACAAGAAAGTGTTTGATGCTCGTTATACCAATGATGGCAACGTTTCTCCTTTCAAGGGAAGCGCTGATACCTATACAGACTGGTGGAAAGAATGTATCAACGATGTAGCCGTACAGCAGAACTACGACATCTCTTTCTCTGGCGGTAACGACAAGATGATTTACTCTGGAAGCATCGGTTACTACAAGCAGGACTCTCAGTACAAGGTAGGTCAGTGGCAGAAACTCTCTGCACGTTTCTCTACCGAATACAATTTCAATAAGATTGTCAAGGCTGGTGTTGACTTCACTCCTCGCTACGAGCAGTGGGATGACACCCCAGGACTGATGAGTGCCATCATGGCGATGGATCCAACTACTCCAGTGATGCGACCAAAAAGCGAATGGACCAGCAATCCATACAGCAACTATGACCGTTCGCACAACAACCAGGAATGGAACCCAGTGGCTTCTATGGCACGTATGGACTCTGGTGCTAGCGAATATGGATTGCTCGCAACTCCATACGTAAGTCTCACCCCAATCAAGGGATTGACCATCAAATCAGCATTCGGCTTGAACGCCCGCTTCCGCAGAACCGATTCGTTCAACGTTAACTTCTTCATCGACAACCTGGAGCAGAACCAGAACAACAATGCTACCAGAAAGATGGAGAACTGGGTGGACTGGAACTGGACCAACACCGTGAACTACATGACAACCCTCAACAAGAAACACAACATCAACTTGATGGGCGGTTACACTATGGAGCGCTTCCAGGACTACTGGGCTAATGCTTACTCAGAGAACATTCCAAATAATGATGAGTCTCTGCGCTACCCTAGTTCAGGAACCAAGAACCCGGCAGCTACGGGTACCGACAGCTTCACTTCGCTGGTATCTTACCTGGGACGTGTAATGTACAACTACGCAGAGAAGTACTACCTCACAGCATCTATCCGTGTGGATGGTTCTTCCAAGTTCTCCAAGGACAACAAATGGGCTACCTTCCCATCTGTATCTGGAGCTTATCGCCTTACCAGCGAGGAGTTCATGAAGAACCAGAAGGTGTTTGATGACATCAAGATCCGTGCTGGTTGGGGTAAGGTTGGTAACCAGAACATCGACAACTCGGCATATCTCAGCTCTATCGGTACAACAACCTATGTATTCGGTGGAACTCCAAACCGCATCATCGGTTCTACTGTGAGCGGTATCGGAAACACTAACCTGAAGTGGGAAACCGTGGAGGACTGGAACGTGGGGCTTGACCTCGCTCTTCTCCAGAGCCGCCTGAAGATTACAGCGGATTACTTCGAGAAGACATCTCACGATATGCTGATGAAGAAAGACAACCTCCTCATCCTCGGTTACCCAATGTGGAACGGACAGATGTGGGAGAACGTAGGTAAAATGAAGGCATCTGGTTGGGAACTTGGTATCAATTGGAACGACCAAATCCAGGACTTCACCTACGGCGTAGGTCTGAATCTTTCTCAGGTGAAGAACAAGGCAGTGAAACTGAATGGTGACTACATCTGGACAGGTGGATTCAGTGGCGACTACATCGTTCGCAATGCCGAGGGCGAATCTCTCAGCCAGTTCTGGGGTTACAAGACAGCAGGTATCTTCCAGAACGAGACAGAAGTGAAGTCATACACCAACGAGCATGGCGAGTCATTGCAGCCAAATGCCAAGCCAGGTGACCTCCGCTTCGTGGATTTGAATAATGATGGCGTTATCGACAGCAACGATAAGACTCATATCGGTAATCCATTCCCAGACCTCATGGTAGGTTTGAACCTGAATGCGGCATACAAGGGCTTCGACCTCGTAGCCAACTTCTACGGAACCTTCGGCAACGACATCTTCAACAAGAACATCGGTCGCTATGCAGGAACCGACGGTCAGAATGTATATGCCGGCACTTACGACAAGACCTGGAGAACCGACAACACAGGTGCAGAATACCCTCGCCTCTCTGTCAACGATTCCAACATGAACTACAAGCGAGTAAGCGACTTCTTCGTAGAGGATGGTTCTTACTTCCGCTGCAAGTTGCTCCAGATTGGTTACACCTTGCCTAAGCAGTGGTTCAACAACAAGCTGAACTTGCGTTTGTCATTCTCAGCTCAGAACCTCTTTACCATCACCAACTACTCTGGTGCAGATCCAGAAGCAGCATCAATGGGTAAAAGTGTAACAGAGGCAGGTATCGACTACACAGGTTATCCTAACCCACGTACCTTCCTCTTCGGTTTGAACATGAGCTTCTAA
- a CDS encoding hybrid sensor histidine kinase/response regulator transcription factor: protein MIEIKKTLWVVFICLMGHIVALAQKYQVRPLDLEQGLSCNYVVSIAQDKYGFLWFATEEGLNRFDGNSFFTYYKQRDRKGISSSELNCVIDDAKEPVVWIGTKNDGLNSFNYQTEEWHSYKHDGKNPSSIATNDITHITPSANGKLWITTYWKGVELFDPETGRFVHFDKDRVQGLPDNQLWCVLDLGNGNLLVGHVKSGLSIIDTQHLTARNFKHNAQDIYSISGNEVICLYRDKKGTIWIGTNMGIDIYDPLSQRFLHVADQTIKNHRIFDFCELPNGNMLVATEQMGIAVLDVANKSFTASTQIPCSFISEGLEDFNLTGNSVRSLLLDKYNNVWAGFYGSGINFLTQSVASFSTIRAGVPDQLQRLTEKSVMGLVFDKNGQLWVGTDGKGLNVFSPERKRLATYEHEGGSIVTAATRDSNGNLWFGSFYQGATVKMAGGGFRKVSPDAHEDVRCFYEDDKQQMWIGTAHGIYVVDIKRMKVVNNYHLGNDMVRAICMDAQHRVWVGYFGIGIEVFSPQMKRIKSFNSTKGEKEYIPSNAVNHLMRDSQGRIWAATNEGAICFDVKHQDRHVIYDQRQGMSNIHVRAIIEDEMHNIWMSTNRGISCLKAGKAGRFINFNEKDNVVKANFNDGSVARSEQGIIYFGSAQGLCCFQPRQVLSVSRAPEPIITSLRLIRGIEQTDSVINLAIRNHISLAYDENSFAVNFTVRNFAMENHVEYSYMLSGLQNDWITAQYGTITLRDIPPGTYQLQVRARFHNQPWSSEIAEFTIIVRPPFWLSWWAKLCYTLFVLAIVYLALRIYQRHLRLKFELKAEKVHHEKEQKLNEERLRFFTNITHELRTPLTLILGPLDDISHSSDITKAVKHKLAVIHQSAVRLNELITQILEFRKTETDNRQLRVVKANVVDAVHEVSLKYEELAQKPDVAIKFVAPENPIMMYIDKEVIAIILDNLVSNAIKYTDQGNIDISVERRRSGEHHLVDITVSDTGHGISAKALPHIFDRYYQENGTHQASGTGIGLSLVKKLVTLHHGEVKVESNLEQGTSFIVTLDENEIYPDALRGDENASAKLQGNDAASGVLNLEEAVLSVENGKPLLLVVEDNREILDYVAESFIDEFDVLKAGDGREGLALALNKVPDVIISDVMMPNMDGNAMCRALKKDIRTSHIPIILLTAKDSFEAKEKGYDSGADSYITKPFTHSLLRSRILNLLQQRRRDKMLIQESKETNLAQKKEQLRESLNKVDQEFFDKLNKLIEENISGDVDVNLIASNLAVSTSTLYRKMKALTGISTNEYIRKYKMQYAEHLLLEGKYSISEISFMVGMNSVAYFRRCFKAEYGEIPSEYLKKLQKM from the coding sequence ATGATAGAAATAAAAAAGACACTTTGGGTGGTCTTCATCTGTTTGATGGGGCATATTGTTGCCTTGGCTCAGAAGTATCAAGTCAGACCATTGGATTTGGAGCAGGGCTTATCGTGCAATTATGTTGTAAGCATAGCGCAAGATAAATATGGCTTTCTTTGGTTTGCTACCGAAGAAGGCTTGAATCGGTTTGATGGTAATAGCTTCTTTACTTATTACAAGCAAAGAGACAGAAAGGGCATCTCCAGCAGTGAATTGAACTGTGTGATTGATGATGCCAAGGAACCTGTAGTCTGGATTGGAACCAAGAATGATGGTCTCAATTCCTTTAACTATCAAACAGAAGAATGGCATAGCTATAAGCATGACGGCAAGAATCCTTCCAGCATTGCAACGAATGATATTACGCATATCACCCCCTCTGCCAATGGTAAACTCTGGATTACCACCTATTGGAAAGGTGTAGAACTGTTTGATCCCGAAACCGGCAGGTTTGTGCATTTTGATAAAGATAGAGTGCAAGGTTTGCCTGATAACCAATTGTGGTGTGTGCTCGATTTGGGAAATGGCAATCTTTTGGTGGGACATGTCAAGAGTGGATTATCCATCATAGATACCCAACATTTAACTGCCCGGAATTTTAAGCACAACGCCCAAGACATCTACTCTATTTCGGGTAATGAGGTGATTTGTCTGTATCGCGACAAAAAAGGAACGATATGGATCGGTACTAATATGGGTATAGATATTTACGACCCACTTAGCCAGCGATTTCTGCATGTGGCAGATCAAACCATCAAGAATCATCGTATTTTTGATTTCTGTGAATTGCCGAATGGTAATATGCTTGTAGCAACCGAGCAGATGGGTATAGCTGTATTGGATGTTGCCAACAAATCATTTACTGCAAGTACTCAGATTCCATGTTCTTTCATCAGCGAGGGGTTGGAAGATTTTAATCTTACGGGTAATAGTGTGCGAAGCCTATTGCTAGATAAATATAATAATGTATGGGCAGGATTTTATGGTAGCGGCATCAATTTCCTGACTCAATCTGTTGCGTCATTCAGTACCATCCGGGCTGGTGTTCCTGATCAGCTGCAACGACTTACGGAGAAATCTGTGATGGGATTGGTTTTCGATAAGAATGGGCAGCTATGGGTAGGTACTGATGGTAAAGGACTGAATGTCTTCTCGCCAGAAAGAAAACGATTGGCTACCTATGAACATGAAGGTGGCAGTATCGTGACAGCTGCAACTCGAGATAGCAATGGTAATTTGTGGTTTGGATCTTTCTATCAGGGTGCTACCGTAAAGATGGCGGGTGGAGGTTTCCGCAAGGTTTCGCCAGATGCGCATGAAGATGTCAGATGTTTCTATGAAGATGACAAGCAGCAGATGTGGATAGGTACCGCTCATGGCATCTATGTGGTTGATATCAAGCGGATGAAGGTGGTAAATAATTATCATCTTGGCAATGATATGGTACGTGCCATCTGTATGGATGCACAGCATAGAGTCTGGGTGGGCTATTTCGGCATTGGCATTGAGGTGTTTTCGCCTCAAATGAAGCGGATCAAGTCGTTTAATTCAACTAAGGGTGAAAAGGAATATATTCCTTCCAATGCGGTGAATCATCTGATGCGTGATTCCCAAGGTCGTATTTGGGCAGCTACCAACGAGGGAGCCATCTGCTTTGATGTAAAGCATCAGGATAGACACGTGATTTATGACCAGAGACAGGGAATGAGCAATATCCATGTGCGTGCCATTATAGAAGATGAGATGCACAACATCTGGATGAGCACCAATCGTGGTATCAGTTGCTTAAAGGCAGGAAAAGCTGGTAGGTTTATCAATTTTAATGAGAAAGATAATGTCGTTAAGGCTAATTTCAACGATGGTAGTGTGGCTCGTTCCGAACAGGGTATTATCTATTTTGGTTCGGCTCAGGGATTATGCTGTTTCCAGCCAAGACAAGTCTTGTCTGTCAGTCGGGCTCCTGAACCGATAATTACTTCGTTGCGGCTGATTCGTGGTATAGAGCAAACTGATAGTGTCATCAATCTTGCCATACGCAACCATATCTCGTTGGCGTATGATGAAAATTCCTTTGCGGTAAATTTTACCGTACGGAACTTTGCCATGGAGAACCATGTGGAGTATAGCTATATGCTCTCTGGTTTGCAGAATGATTGGATTACTGCTCAGTATGGAACGATTACTTTACGCGATATTCCACCAGGAACCTATCAGTTGCAGGTACGAGCTCGCTTTCATAACCAGCCATGGTCTTCTGAAATAGCCGAGTTTACCATCATCGTTCGGCCTCCGTTCTGGCTTTCATGGTGGGCTAAGTTGTGCTATACCTTATTCGTTTTGGCGATAGTGTATCTGGCTTTGAGAATATATCAGCGTCATCTCCGCTTGAAATTCGAGTTGAAAGCAGAAAAGGTGCACCATGAGAAGGAACAGAAACTTAACGAGGAACGCCTGCGCTTCTTTACCAATATCACTCACGAACTTCGCACGCCACTTACGCTGATTCTCGGTCCGCTCGATGACATCTCGCATTCGTCGGATATTACGAAGGCCGTGAAGCATAAGCTGGCGGTGATACATCAGAGTGCGGTGAGATTGAACGAACTGATTACGCAGATATTGGAATTCAGAAAGACGGAGACCGATAACCGTCAGCTTCGTGTGGTGAAGGCAAACGTGGTGGATGCCGTGCATGAGGTTTCTTTGAAGTACGAGGAATTGGCACAGAAGCCTGACGTCGCCATTAAGTTTGTGGCTCCAGAGAATCCGATCATGATGTATATCGACAAGGAGGTCATCGCCATTATCTTGGATAATCTGGTATCGAATGCTATCAAATATACCGATCAGGGTAATATTGATATCAGTGTGGAGCGTCGTCGCAGCGGGGAACATCATTTGGTGGATATCACGGTGAGTGATACGGGCCATGGCATCTCTGCAAAGGCATTGCCGCATATTTTCGATCGTTATTATCAGGAGAATGGAACCCATCAGGCTTCCGGCACAGGTATTGGTCTCTCGCTGGTCAAGAAGTTAGTGACCCTGCATCATGGTGAGGTGAAGGTAGAAAGCAATCTGGAGCAGGGTACCAGTTTCATCGTCACTCTGGATGAGAATGAAATTTATCCCGATGCCTTGCGAGGTGATGAGAATGCTTCTGCTAAATTGCAGGGTAATGATGCTGCATCTGGTGTCCTCAATTTGGAGGAAGCTGTGCTCAGTGTGGAGAATGGCAAGCCGTTGCTCCTCGTGGTAGAGGACAATAGGGAGATACTCGACTATGTGGCAGAATCGTTTATTGACGAGTTTGATGTGTTGAAGGCTGGTGATGGTCGGGAAGGATTGGCTTTGGCATTGAATAAGGTGCCTGATGTAATCATTTCAGATGTCATGATGCCAAATATGGATGGCAATGCCATGTGCAGGGCCTTGAAGAAAGATATACGCACGAGTCATATTCCTATCATTCTTCTTACGGCGAAGGATTCTTTCGAAGCCAAGGAGAAGGGCTATGACTCGGGTGCCGATTCGTATATCACCAAACCTTTCACGCATTCGCTCTTGCGTAGCCGAATCCTTAACCTCTTGCAGCAGCGTCGGCGTGACAAGATGCTGATACAGGAATCGAAGGAAACCAATTTGGCACAGAAGAAAGAGCAGTTGAGGGAATCGCTCAATAAGGTAGATCAGGAATTCTTTGACAAGTTGAATAAGCTGATAGAAGAGAATATCAGTGGTGATGTGGATGTTAACTTGATTGCCAGTAACTTGGCGGTAAGTACCAGTACGCTCTATCGCAAGATGAAGGCGCTCACGGGTATATCTACCAACGAATATATCCGCAAGTATAAGATGCAGTATGCCGAGCATTTGCTTCTGGAGGGTAAGTATAGCATCAGTGAGATCTCCTTTATGGTAGGTATGAATAGCGTGGCTTATTTCCGCCGGTGTTTCAAGGCTGAATATGGGGAGATTCCTTCTGAATATCTCAAGAAATTGCAGAAAATGTAA